A stretch of Imperialibacter roseus DNA encodes these proteins:
- a CDS encoding RagB/SusD family nutrient uptake outer membrane protein, protein MKRITITIWVFAVGMMLPMACNTDFLNTEPLDKISSDLTWSDGPLAEAFVYNVYASLGYGGFEEQMLAAYTDEAMFTHAGRNINPFTEGAESPANLAWMSPTYEWNNMYLAIRKANVAIENLPIATFDNEDLKDRLLGESYFLRAYYYHQLLRFYGGVPIIDRPYGLDEDYTIVRSSFAECVDFIISDLDQAATLLDGKPITPGRTSKIAAMALKARVLIYAASDLHDIPTASASVSGLTDLHGYTSGDQTARWTAARAAAKAVMDAGSGYKLDLTVPVSPEEGKANYVALSYGGGSAVADASAAVELIFQRTQTPLYTVENNWPLGGIHFGINNGPNGYHNWAGNTPIQQLVDDYEMMDGSKFDWNNATHASAPYDDRDPRLYATVLYDGAGWKPRPSDVAGIDPMDQIQTGYYDDGAGGVINGVDTRESPIENWNGSRTHYYVRKFIDSDPAVIDNQSGAQVVPWPFIRYTEMVLNYIEASIELGDEAEARNWLNKIRFRAGMPAVTDAGDALRDRYRNERRIELAYEEHRYHDARRWLIAPTTLGRGIKDIQVEAKLKPGATPHVPYRYDPDVYDYSYTPQDNTENETRTWVDKMYFRPISRGEMNRNDKLVQNPGY, encoded by the coding sequence ATGAAAAGAATAACGATAACAATATGGGTGTTTGCTGTGGGCATGATGCTTCCCATGGCTTGCAACACGGACTTCTTGAATACAGAGCCACTGGATAAAATTTCCAGCGACTTGACATGGAGCGACGGGCCATTGGCTGAGGCGTTTGTTTACAATGTATATGCCTCCCTGGGGTATGGCGGTTTCGAAGAACAGATGCTGGCAGCCTATACCGATGAAGCTATGTTTACACATGCAGGAAGAAACATCAACCCCTTCACCGAAGGTGCGGAAAGTCCCGCTAACCTGGCATGGATGAGTCCAACGTATGAGTGGAATAATATGTACCTGGCCATCAGGAAGGCCAATGTGGCCATTGAGAATCTCCCAATTGCAACTTTTGACAATGAAGATTTAAAAGACAGACTTCTGGGAGAGTCGTATTTTCTGAGGGCCTATTACTACCATCAGCTGCTGAGGTTCTATGGCGGGGTTCCTATTATTGACAGACCTTATGGTCTTGATGAAGACTATACCATCGTAAGAAGCTCATTTGCAGAATGTGTAGATTTTATTATTTCTGATTTGGATCAGGCCGCTACATTGCTTGACGGAAAACCTATCACGCCTGGTCGCACATCCAAGATCGCAGCTATGGCCCTTAAGGCACGAGTGTTGATCTATGCTGCCAGCGATTTGCATGATATTCCAACAGCCTCTGCTTCGGTATCGGGGCTTACCGATCTTCATGGGTATACAAGCGGAGATCAAACTGCCAGATGGACAGCGGCGAGAGCCGCCGCCAAGGCTGTGATGGATGCAGGCAGTGGTTATAAGCTGGATCTTACAGTGCCGGTTTCTCCGGAAGAGGGAAAGGCTAATTACGTAGCCCTGTCTTATGGGGGAGGAAGTGCTGTGGCAGATGCGTCTGCAGCCGTAGAGTTGATTTTCCAGAGAACGCAGACTCCATTATACACCGTAGAGAATAACTGGCCGCTGGGTGGCATCCATTTTGGCATTAACAATGGGCCTAACGGCTATCACAACTGGGCTGGTAACACACCAATTCAGCAGTTGGTAGACGACTATGAGATGATGGACGGCTCTAAGTTTGACTGGAATAATGCAACCCATGCGAGCGCTCCCTACGATGACCGTGACCCTCGTTTGTATGCTACTGTACTTTATGATGGTGCTGGCTGGAAGCCAAGGCCCTCTGATGTGGCGGGCATTGACCCTATGGATCAAATTCAAACAGGTTACTATGATGATGGCGCAGGTGGAGTTATCAATGGTGTGGACACCAGAGAGTCTCCCATCGAGAACTGGAATGGTAGCCGTACGCATTACTATGTGAGGAAGTTTATCGATTCTGATCCGGCAGTCATTGACAATCAGTCGGGTGCGCAGGTGGTCCCCTGGCCATTTATTCGCTATACGGAAATGGTACTGAATTATATCGAGGCATCTATTGAGTTGGGTGATGAGGCTGAAGCCAGAAACTGGCTGAACAAAATACGGTTCAGGGCTGGTATGCCAGCCGTGACCGATGCCGGCGACGCCCTGAGAGATCGATACAGAAATGAACGCAGGATTGAGCTTGCTTATGAAGAGCACAGGTATCATGACGCCAGAAGATGGTTGATTGCACCTACCACATTGGGCAGGGGCATCAAGGATATTCAGGTGGAGGCGAAGTTGAAGCCGGGAGCTACACCGCACGTGCCTTACCGCTATGATCCAGATGTATATGACTATTCTTACACTCCTCAGGACAATACAGAAAACGAAACCCGTACCTGGGTCGACAAAATGTATTTCCGCCCTATAAGCCGGGGGGAGATGAACAGGAACGATAAACTAGTTCAGAATCCGGGATACTAA
- a CDS encoding FecR family protein: MIVSFVAYQQLSQSEPETIAVTTAMLSDEVVIENNSKGPREVWLPDGTQVILKGESKISYARHFSGKKREVNLIGEAFFDVIRNPDRPFFVYSGNVVTRVLGTSFSMVAPENASTIEVNVVSGRVSVYESEEGETDETEQKKVKKGVILTRNQKATFFVKETHLVTSLVEQPRPVKVPTRENKLLVFEDNTLSEIASKLEENYSIEFVMENASISNCTFTGDLSDMSLFDLLSVIGKSVGVEYEVMGTKILLNGQGCQKQIVN, encoded by the coding sequence ATGATCGTATCTTTTGTAGCATACCAGCAGCTGTCTCAGAGCGAACCTGAAACTATTGCCGTCACCACGGCGATGCTTTCTGACGAGGTTGTGATTGAGAATAACTCAAAGGGTCCCAGGGAGGTTTGGCTTCCAGATGGTACCCAGGTGATACTAAAAGGAGAAAGCAAGATCAGCTACGCCAGGCATTTTTCCGGCAAGAAGAGGGAGGTAAACCTGATAGGCGAGGCTTTTTTTGATGTGATCAGAAACCCCGACAGGCCGTTCTTTGTGTACAGCGGCAATGTCGTCACCAGGGTGCTGGGCACAAGCTTCAGCATGGTAGCACCTGAAAACGCTTCTACAATCGAAGTAAATGTGGTGTCGGGGAGAGTTTCGGTTTACGAATCGGAAGAAGGTGAAACTGATGAGACTGAGCAGAAGAAGGTGAAGAAAGGTGTTATTCTCACCAGAAATCAAAAGGCAACCTTCTTCGTCAAAGAAACGCACCTGGTTACCTCGCTGGTTGAGCAACCCAGGCCTGTAAAGGTGCCAACAAGGGAAAATAAGTTATTGGTATTTGAAGACAATACCCTGAGCGAGATTGCCTCCAAACTTGAAGAGAATTACTCGATAGAGTTTGTGATGGAAAATGCATCAATCAGCAACTGTACTTTCACCGGAGACCTGTCCGACATGTCTCTTTTCGATTTATTGTCTGTGATTGGGAAGTCGGTTGGGGTTGAGTATGAAGTGATGGGCACTAAAATCCTGCTAAACGGACAAGGTTGCCAGAAACAAATTGTGAACTAA
- a CDS encoding TonB-dependent receptor: protein MKLLNLLHARRKYFSQGMKIFVTQMVVVALSTSISSANELIGQALLDKEVSLKAEDVELKSAISEIERIANVKFAYSPKRIKDRQKVSVDVENKKLSEVLDGMLQPLDISYEVISDRISLYKPETNRGPEKASAENEILAPEFTVSGSVRDENGQSLPGVNVVEKGTTNGTITDADGGYRLSVTDENSVLVFSFIGFATQEVIVGGRSSVEVTLATDTKTLGEVVVVGYGEQKKVTVTGSVVSAKGVDLVKSPAVDLSNSLSGRLPGLVVIQTSGEPGNDGAQINIRGINTLGNSSPLIVIDGIPDRDGGLGRLSPQDVESITVLKDAAAAIYGARAANGAIIVTTKRGTTGKPTVSYDFNQGWAQPTVIPDMSNAPEYAEIMNQLPIYKSIPPSEWEAAWQGIQQSGTFTSPSTGTSLSAQFSPSDVQKYKDGSDPWGHPDTDWFGDAFRTWTPQNRHNLQVSGGTENVKYLSSIGVVNQDAYYKNSATNYQQYNLRLNLDAKINKYISTQTGIMFREEVRNFPTESAGSIFRMLMRGRPTEPEVWPNGLPGPDIENGQNPYVVTTNATGYEKNPTDYIQTNSRVDITNPWIEGLTFTLQGSVDKQIDRVKRWQTPWYLYTWDGTGTGPNASNLNRSLRSTFSDPRLSQFEEAILNTNITGMLSYEKTFADDHTINLMAGMTKETFKGEFFSAYRRNYISPAIDQLFAGGSEAQNTNGGGYERARLGNYGRAAYNYKEKYLAEFIWRYDGSYIFPESDRFGFFPGVLAGWNISNEDFFQNNISFINFLKIRGSYGQMGNDQVYFNNQLQEYAYLATYGFGEYPINSQVVKTLVERQLSNPSFTWERANNLNIGLDGTMLNGALTFAFEYFYNKRDQILIQKTGSTPASSGISSLLPPVNAGKIDNKGFEYTVGYNNVAGGLTYAFGINGGYSRNKVVFMDEIPGAPAYQLQEGKPYGAYLVYESDGVFRDLSDINDNTLDYSAVTPQLIPGDMKFKDINGDGKIDGDDQTRLDKTNTPTFNFGATMNFQYRNFDLSLLFQGAMGAMLRLSTESGDIGNYLKYSYDNRWSIDNPSSTDPRLASRGDTYFTGGNYGNNTYFLLNKNYLRLKNIELGYNFPSSIGERIGISNFRLYVNGLNLITFGYLSKNGIFDPESTNQAGTYYPQARVINTGLRLTF, encoded by the coding sequence ATGAAACTACTAAACCTACTTCATGCAAGGAGAAAGTACTTTTCTCAGGGCATGAAGATATTTGTTACCCAAATGGTTGTTGTTGCTTTGTCAACATCCATTTCGTCGGCCAATGAGCTCATTGGCCAGGCACTTCTGGACAAGGAGGTATCGCTCAAAGCTGAGGATGTTGAACTTAAAAGTGCCATTTCAGAAATTGAAAGAATCGCCAACGTGAAATTCGCTTACAGCCCCAAGCGAATCAAAGACAGGCAAAAGGTGTCCGTGGATGTGGAGAACAAGAAGTTGAGCGAAGTGCTTGACGGAATGCTCCAGCCGCTCGACATTTCCTATGAAGTTATTTCAGACAGAATCTCTCTCTACAAGCCTGAAACAAACAGAGGCCCCGAAAAAGCATCTGCTGAAAACGAAATTTTGGCTCCTGAATTCACGGTATCGGGATCTGTCAGGGATGAAAATGGACAATCGCTTCCCGGTGTGAACGTTGTCGAGAAAGGCACCACCAACGGTACCATTACGGACGCTGACGGTGGATACAGGTTGAGTGTTACAGACGAAAATTCAGTGCTCGTCTTCTCATTCATTGGCTTCGCTACACAAGAAGTAATTGTCGGTGGCAGGTCATCTGTCGAAGTAACCCTGGCTACCGACACTAAAACACTTGGCGAAGTGGTGGTTGTGGGTTACGGTGAGCAAAAGAAGGTCACTGTTACCGGATCTGTGGTGTCGGCTAAAGGCGTTGACCTGGTGAAGTCGCCTGCCGTTGATCTTTCGAATTCACTTTCTGGCCGTTTGCCTGGTTTGGTGGTAATTCAAACAAGCGGCGAGCCTGGTAACGATGGTGCTCAAATCAATATCAGAGGGATCAACACTTTAGGAAACAGCTCCCCACTAATAGTAATTGACGGGATTCCTGACAGGGATGGCGGACTTGGTCGTCTGTCACCTCAGGATGTCGAATCCATCACTGTGTTGAAGGATGCTGCTGCCGCAATTTACGGCGCAAGAGCTGCCAATGGTGCCATTATTGTGACAACCAAAAGAGGCACAACTGGAAAACCAACAGTCTCTTATGACTTTAACCAGGGCTGGGCTCAGCCTACGGTAATTCCCGACATGTCGAATGCCCCGGAATACGCCGAAATCATGAACCAACTTCCCATCTACAAGTCGATTCCGCCAAGTGAGTGGGAGGCTGCTTGGCAGGGAATTCAGCAGAGTGGGACTTTTACCTCCCCTTCAACTGGAACGTCACTAAGTGCTCAATTCAGCCCTTCTGATGTGCAAAAGTACAAGGACGGTTCTGACCCCTGGGGTCACCCCGACACCGACTGGTTCGGCGATGCGTTTAGAACGTGGACTCCTCAGAACAGACACAACCTACAGGTGAGCGGTGGTACTGAGAATGTGAAGTATCTGTCGTCTATTGGTGTAGTGAATCAGGATGCCTATTATAAAAACTCCGCTACCAACTATCAGCAGTACAACCTCAGGCTGAACCTTGATGCGAAGATCAATAAGTATATCAGCACGCAAACAGGCATCATGTTCAGAGAGGAAGTGAGAAACTTCCCTACAGAGTCAGCCGGATCAATTTTTAGAATGTTGATGAGGGGTCGCCCGACCGAGCCTGAAGTATGGCCCAACGGCCTTCCGGGTCCGGACATTGAAAATGGCCAAAACCCTTATGTGGTCACTACGAATGCGACCGGCTATGAGAAGAACCCAACCGATTATATACAGACCAACTCAAGGGTTGATATCACTAACCCATGGATAGAGGGGCTGACCTTCACGTTGCAGGGGTCTGTCGATAAGCAAATAGACCGAGTCAAAAGGTGGCAAACGCCATGGTACCTGTATACCTGGGATGGAACAGGAACAGGGCCAAATGCATCAAACCTCAATAGGTCGTTGAGATCAACATTTTCCGATCCCAGACTATCTCAGTTTGAGGAGGCCATATTGAATACGAACATAACCGGAATGTTGAGTTACGAGAAGACATTCGCCGACGACCATACCATCAACCTGATGGCTGGTATGACCAAGGAAACCTTTAAAGGAGAGTTCTTTTCAGCGTATAGAAGAAACTATATTTCTCCGGCCATTGACCAGTTGTTTGCAGGCGGGTCAGAGGCTCAGAACACCAACGGCGGTGGCTACGAAAGAGCTCGTTTGGGCAACTACGGAAGAGCTGCTTACAACTACAAAGAAAAGTATCTGGCGGAGTTTATCTGGAGATATGACGGCTCGTACATTTTCCCTGAGTCTGACAGGTTTGGTTTTTTCCCCGGCGTATTGGCGGGCTGGAATATTTCGAATGAAGACTTCTTCCAGAACAATATCAGCTTCATCAACTTCCTGAAGATTCGTGGTTCGTACGGTCAAATGGGTAACGACCAGGTTTATTTCAATAACCAGCTTCAGGAGTATGCTTACCTGGCCACTTATGGATTTGGCGAATACCCCATCAATAGTCAGGTAGTAAAAACACTTGTGGAAAGGCAGCTTTCGAACCCTAGCTTTACCTGGGAGAGAGCCAACAACCTGAACATCGGACTTGATGGAACCATGTTGAATGGAGCGCTGACCTTTGCATTCGAGTATTTCTATAATAAAAGAGATCAGATTTTGATTCAAAAAACCGGATCAACCCCAGCCTCTTCTGGCATTAGCTCACTACTGCCCCCGGTAAATGCCGGAAAAATAGATAACAAAGGGTTTGAGTACACAGTTGGGTACAACAATGTGGCAGGTGGCTTGACTTATGCGTTTGGTATCAATGGTGGTTACTCACGAAACAAGGTGGTATTCATGGACGAAATCCCAGGGGCACCTGCTTATCAGCTTCAGGAGGGAAAGCCATATGGTGCGTATTTAGTTTATGAGTCTGATGGAGTTTTTCGGGATTTGAGCGATATCAATGACAACACCCTTGATTACAGTGCAGTTACACCTCAATTGATACCTGGTGATATGAAGTTTAAGGATATCAATGGAGACGGCAAAATTGACGGTGATGACCAGACAAGACTGGATAAAACCAATACGCCAACTTTCAACTTTGGGGCAACCATGAATTTCCAGTACAGGAATTTTGACTTGTCTCTGTTGTTTCAGGGAGCCATGGGAGCGATGCTAAGGTTATCTACAGAATCAGGAGATATTGGTAATTACCTGAAGTATAGCTATGACAACCGCTGGTCAATCGACAACCCAAGCAGCACCGATCCGAGATTGGCAAGCAGGGGTGACACGTACTTTACCGGCGGAAATTATGGTAATAATACTTACTTCCTGCTCAACAAGAATTACCTGAGATTGAAGAATATCGAACTCGGGTATAACTTCCCATCTAGCATAGGTGAACGAATTGGCATCAGTAATTTCCGATTGTATGTGAACGGTCTTAACCTGATCACATTTGGGTATTTGAGTAAAAACGGAATATTTGACCCGGAATCAACCAATCAGGCTGGTACCTACTATCCACAGGCAAGGGTAATCAACACCGGACTTCGTTTAACCTTTTAA
- a CDS encoding VCBS repeat-containing protein produces the protein MLNNPARFLLAIFIVIFCGCKSETKEERTEPVVPDTPPLFKLLPQQETGVDFINQLEEGLNTNILMYEYFYNGGGVAAGDINGDDLIDLYFTSNMGESKLYLNEGGMRFKDITTEAGVGGRSGPWKTGVAMADVNGDGKLDIHVSYSGQMKEESRQNQLFINRGNDANGMPTFEDQGRELGLASAGYSNQIYFFDYDRDGDLDALLLNHNPSSMPVLNEVKTAEILKVDDELRGVRLFRQANGHFDDVTTKAGISSSALTYGLGVGISDINNDGWPDIYISNDYAVPDFLYINNGNGTFTDKLKESVGHNSQFSMGNDVADINNDGWNDIVTLDMLPEDNFRQKLLLAPDNYSKFELNIKSGFHYQYMRNMLQLSNGNDLTGNPTFSEVGQIAGISNTDWSWAALLADFDNNGWKDLHVTNGYFRDYTNLDFIKYMDDFVKSKGRLQREDVLEIISHMPASNVVNYIFSNVDGLNFTNQTQAWGLSRPSNSNGAAYADLDNDGDLDIIVNNINQPAFIYQNEADKNGDNNYLDIKLRGETPNTQGLGAKVTISIKGKKQSVEQITARGYLSSVSPVLHFGLGEAANVDTLIVAWPRGKIQILTNVASNQVLALSEADASEVSMPAKVIKPLFVETASPINHQDKPLNANDFKRQTLLINQLSFGGPAMAKGDVNGDGLEDVYVGGGVGQPGELWLQSAGGTFRKRATAAFDLDSASMDADAAMFDANNDGHMDIYVASGGYHTFTSNNVALLDRLYINDGKGNFRKDKDALPQVGGSNATVAVADVNGDGSNDIFVGGRVVPGRYPEAPQSYLLINKGSGKFSDQTASLAPGVERLGMVTDAAWLDINKDGRQDLIVVGEWMPVTVFENTDKGFLLATEKYFDKSYEGWWNTLTVADINGDEVADLLVGNLGINTQFGVSEATPAEIYFDDFDNNGSVDPIFCYFVQGKSYPSATRDELLDQLSSFRRKFNNYKSYAGVTLADIFSPEELENAGHMQANFMKTSVFLGQVNGKFTEKPLPVEAQYSPVHTITVLDFDADGKDDILLCGNNSYSKLRVGKFDANYGALFKGKGNGEFAYVSQPGSGFNLKGDVRNVVQVDKFLLFGVCQGKMKAYIFND, from the coding sequence ATGCTTAACAACCCTGCACGATTTCTTCTGGCCATTTTTATAGTGATTTTTTGCGGATGCAAAAGCGAAACCAAAGAGGAACGAACCGAACCTGTTGTTCCGGATACTCCGCCTCTTTTCAAGCTGCTTCCCCAGCAGGAGACGGGCGTAGATTTTATTAACCAGCTTGAGGAAGGATTGAATACCAACATCCTGATGTACGAATACTTCTACAACGGAGGTGGCGTGGCGGCGGGCGACATCAATGGTGACGACCTGATCGACCTCTACTTCACCTCCAATATGGGAGAAAGCAAGCTCTACCTGAATGAGGGGGGTATGCGTTTCAAAGACATTACTACTGAGGCGGGAGTTGGCGGAAGGTCCGGGCCCTGGAAGACCGGCGTAGCCATGGCTGATGTGAATGGCGATGGCAAGCTGGATATTCATGTTTCTTACTCAGGCCAAATGAAAGAAGAAAGTCGGCAAAACCAGTTGTTCATCAATAGGGGCAACGATGCCAATGGAATGCCCACGTTCGAAGACCAAGGGAGAGAACTGGGTTTGGCCAGTGCAGGCTACAGCAACCAAATTTACTTTTTTGACTACGACAGGGACGGCGACCTTGATGCATTGTTGCTCAACCACAACCCGAGTTCAATGCCCGTCCTCAATGAAGTGAAGACGGCCGAAATTTTAAAAGTAGATGATGAGCTAAGAGGCGTAAGGCTTTTCAGGCAAGCCAATGGGCATTTTGATGACGTCACTACGAAGGCTGGCATCAGCAGCTCAGCACTCACCTACGGACTGGGCGTTGGCATTTCTGACATCAACAACGATGGTTGGCCGGATATCTATATTTCCAACGATTATGCCGTGCCCGACTTTCTTTACATAAACAATGGAAACGGAACGTTTACCGACAAGTTGAAGGAAAGTGTAGGCCACAATAGCCAATTTTCAATGGGCAACGATGTGGCCGATATTAATAATGACGGCTGGAATGATATAGTGACCCTCGACATGCTGCCAGAAGACAATTTCAGGCAAAAGCTATTACTCGCCCCTGATAACTACTCCAAGTTCGAATTGAACATTAAGTCTGGCTTCCATTATCAGTACATGCGCAACATGCTGCAGTTGAGCAATGGAAACGACCTCACCGGGAACCCCACTTTCAGTGAGGTGGGGCAAATTGCGGGTATTTCTAATACCGACTGGAGCTGGGCGGCACTCCTGGCCGATTTTGACAACAACGGTTGGAAAGATCTTCATGTGACCAATGGGTATTTCAGGGACTATACCAACCTGGATTTCATCAAATACATGGACGATTTTGTGAAGAGCAAGGGCAGGCTGCAGCGGGAGGATGTGCTGGAAATCATCAGTCACATGCCGGCATCTAATGTAGTCAACTACATTTTTTCAAATGTCGATGGGCTGAATTTCACTAATCAGACGCAAGCATGGGGATTGAGTCGGCCGTCCAACAGCAACGGTGCTGCCTATGCCGATCTTGATAATGACGGCGACCTCGACATCATCGTTAACAATATCAACCAGCCTGCATTTATTTATCAAAATGAAGCTGATAAGAATGGCGATAACAACTATCTCGACATCAAGCTCCGGGGCGAGACGCCCAATACCCAGGGATTAGGCGCAAAAGTGACCATTTCCATCAAGGGCAAAAAGCAGTCGGTGGAGCAAATAACTGCCAGGGGCTATCTGTCGTCTGTGTCGCCCGTTCTTCATTTTGGCCTGGGTGAAGCTGCAAATGTGGATACGCTGATTGTAGCCTGGCCCAGAGGAAAGATACAGATTCTTACAAATGTAGCAAGCAATCAGGTGTTGGCTTTGTCGGAGGCCGATGCATCGGAAGTTTCGATGCCAGCCAAAGTCATAAAACCACTTTTTGTGGAGACGGCCTCTCCTATCAATCATCAGGACAAGCCACTCAACGCCAACGATTTTAAAAGACAAACACTCCTGATCAATCAGCTGTCGTTTGGGGGGCCCGCCATGGCCAAAGGCGATGTAAATGGAGACGGCCTTGAAGACGTATATGTAGGAGGAGGGGTGGGTCAACCAGGCGAATTGTGGTTGCAAAGTGCAGGGGGCACCTTTCGCAAAAGGGCAACCGCAGCTTTTGACCTTGACAGTGCCAGTATGGATGCGGATGCCGCTATGTTCGATGCCAACAACGACGGCCACATGGATATTTATGTGGCCAGTGGAGGCTATCACACCTTCACATCAAATAATGTAGCGCTCCTGGATCGGCTATATATCAACGATGGAAAGGGTAATTTCAGAAAAGACAAAGATGCCCTACCCCAGGTAGGCGGCAGCAATGCGACAGTGGCAGTGGCTGACGTAAACGGAGACGGCTCCAATGATATTTTCGTCGGGGGGCGTGTGGTGCCGGGAAGGTATCCGGAGGCTCCGCAAAGCTACCTGTTGATCAATAAAGGATCAGGCAAATTTTCGGACCAGACAGCATCACTGGCACCGGGCGTCGAAAGATTAGGTATGGTCACCGATGCCGCCTGGCTCGACATCAACAAGGACGGCAGGCAGGACCTGATCGTCGTGGGTGAATGGATGCCAGTCACAGTATTTGAAAATACTGACAAAGGCTTTTTGCTTGCTACCGAAAAGTACTTTGACAAATCTTACGAGGGGTGGTGGAATACCCTCACTGTTGCAGACATCAACGGCGACGAGGTTGCCGATTTGCTGGTGGGCAACCTCGGAATAAATACACAGTTTGGCGTCTCCGAAGCCACGCCGGCAGAAATTTACTTCGACGACTTCGACAATAACGGATCTGTCGACCCCATCTTTTGCTACTTCGTGCAAGGCAAAAGTTATCCAAGTGCCACCAGAGATGAGTTGCTCGATCAGCTCAGCTCATTTCGGCGAAAATTCAATAATTATAAAAGCTATGCCGGAGTTACTCTGGCCGACATTTTCTCGCCGGAAGAGCTTGAAAACGCCGGACACATGCAAGCCAATTTTATGAAGACGTCAGTCTTTCTGGGCCAGGTCAATGGCAAGTTTACTGAGAAGCCGCTGCCTGTGGAGGCGCAATACTCGCCCGTTCATACCATCACAGTCCTGGACTTTGACGCCGATGGCAAGGACGACATTTTACTTTGTGGCAACAATAGCTACAGCAAGCTGAGGGTAGGGAAATTTGACGCCAATTACGGTGCGCTGTTCAAAGGCAAGGGGAACGGGGAATTTGCCTATGTGAGCCAGCCGGGTTCAGGTTTCAATCTGAAGGGCGATGTGCGCAACGTAGTGCAAGTTGACAAGTTCCTGTTGTTTGGGGTTTGCCAGGGAAAAATGAAAGCTTATATTTTTAATGACTAA
- a CDS encoding vanadium-dependent haloperoxidase, giving the protein MERFNHHFFRLCSIVAIGLVCGCSAGKEKIFTPQEMATGWGELSIYITKNTPANSPTYASRCFGYIGLTMYESIVHGYPSYHSMAGQLNELEALPLPENGAEYDWLAALNAGQALIIKRIYNQTSDENKLKVDSLEALFFDQISGEVDAEVAERSVAYGREIAEAIFEWSKTDGGHRGYLKNFDKNLKLPTGEGRWEPPLYAQSISHYPLHPHWGDNRTFLEKNSRIPTPELIPHDTTPGSPYYTQFMEVYEKDKELTQEEKEAALWWGDDPADTFTPPGHSYYIATAVLKAKNPDLIKCAETYAKMGIAVADAFIECWKWKYEHVSERPSSFINHHVEPGWVSFWPDPPFPAFPSGHATNAGTAATILIYQFGERFSFTDSSHVGRKRDELRDVDFKPRQYDSFWQVAEETANSRFYGGIHSHYDNEIGLTEGARIAENVNTLIWKNE; this is encoded by the coding sequence ATGGAACGCTTCAATCACCATTTCTTCCGCCTTTGCTCAATAGTGGCCATAGGCCTTGTTTGCGGCTGTTCCGCTGGCAAGGAGAAAATTTTTACGCCGCAGGAAATGGCAACCGGGTGGGGAGAGCTCTCTATTTACATCACCAAAAACACCCCAGCTAATTCGCCGACTTATGCCTCACGATGCTTTGGGTATATAGGGTTGACAATGTACGAGTCCATTGTGCACGGCTATCCTTCGTACCATAGCATGGCCGGGCAGCTAAATGAACTGGAAGCCTTGCCTCTCCCTGAAAATGGAGCCGAGTATGATTGGCTTGCGGCGCTCAACGCAGGTCAGGCTTTGATCATCAAGCGCATCTACAACCAAACTTCTGATGAGAACAAGTTGAAGGTAGATTCACTGGAGGCCTTGTTTTTTGATCAGATTTCCGGGGAGGTTGATGCTGAAGTTGCGGAGCGGTCTGTGGCATATGGCAGGGAAATAGCTGAAGCCATTTTTGAATGGTCAAAGACGGACGGGGGTCACAGGGGCTATCTGAAAAACTTCGATAAAAACCTTAAACTACCTACTGGCGAGGGCCGTTGGGAGCCGCCGCTGTATGCGCAATCTATCAGCCATTATCCGTTGCACCCCCATTGGGGAGACAACCGCACTTTTTTAGAGAAAAACAGCCGTATTCCTACGCCGGAGTTGATTCCACACGATACAACACCAGGTTCCCCCTATTACACGCAGTTCATGGAGGTGTACGAAAAGGACAAAGAGCTAACGCAGGAGGAAAAGGAAGCGGCGCTATGGTGGGGAGATGATCCGGCTGATACATTTACACCGCCGGGCCACTCTTATTATATAGCTACTGCGGTTTTGAAAGCAAAGAACCCGGATTTGATCAAATGCGCCGAAACCTATGCCAAAATGGGTATTGCTGTGGCCGATGCATTCATTGAATGCTGGAAGTGGAAGTACGAACATGTATCGGAGCGGCCGTCAAGTTTTATCAACCACCATGTGGAGCCCGGTTGGGTGTCATTTTGGCCCGACCCGCCCTTTCCCGCATTTCCATCAGGGCACGCCACCAATGCCGGAACCGCTGCCACTATCCTCATTTATCAGTTCGGTGAGCGATTTTCGTTTACCGATAGCTCTCATGTGGGGCGCAAAAGAGATGAGCTCAGAGACGTGGACTTTAAGCCGAGGCAATACGACTCCTTCTGGCAGGTAGCTGAGGAAACAGCCAACTCCCGGTTTTATGGTGGCATTCATTCTCATTACGACAATGAAATAGGGCTTACTGAGGGAGCCAGAATTGCGGAGAACGTGAATACATTGATTTGGAAAAACGAATAA